One part of the Bradyrhizobium sp. CB1650 genome encodes these proteins:
- the obgE gene encoding GTPase ObgE, producing the protein MKFLDEAKVYIRSGDGGNGCVAFRREKFIEFGGPSGGNGGRGGSVIIEVADGLNTLIDYRYQQHFKAQKGENGMGSDRHGANGKAIVLKVPVGTQVFDEDRETLIHDFTKLGEKFVLAEGGNGGFGNAHFKSSTNRAPRNANPGQPGEERWIWLRLKLIADAGLVGLPNAGKSTFLSKVSAAKPKIADYPFTTLHPQLGVVNADGREFVLADIPGLIEGAHEGAGLGDRFLGHVERCRVLLHLVDATCEHAGKAYKTVRKELDAYGGQLTDKIEIVALNKIDAVEPDELKKQKDRLKRAAKKTPLLLSGATGQGVREALRALADVIGESPVSSKAKSEAEAEPWSVDVER; encoded by the coding sequence ATGAAATTCCTCGACGAAGCCAAGGTCTATATCCGCTCTGGTGACGGCGGAAACGGCTGCGTGGCGTTCCGCCGCGAAAAATTCATCGAATTCGGCGGACCTTCCGGCGGCAATGGCGGTCGCGGGGGCAGTGTCATTATCGAGGTCGCGGACGGCCTCAACACGCTGATCGACTACCGCTACCAGCAGCATTTCAAGGCCCAGAAGGGCGAGAACGGCATGGGCTCGGACCGCCACGGCGCCAACGGCAAGGCGATCGTGCTGAAAGTGCCGGTGGGTACGCAGGTCTTTGACGAGGACCGCGAGACGCTGATTCACGACTTCACCAAGCTCGGCGAGAAATTCGTGCTCGCCGAGGGCGGCAATGGCGGCTTCGGCAATGCGCATTTCAAGTCGTCGACCAACCGCGCGCCGCGCAACGCCAATCCCGGCCAGCCCGGCGAGGAGCGCTGGATCTGGCTGCGGCTGAAGCTGATCGCGGATGCCGGCCTTGTCGGCCTGCCCAATGCCGGCAAGTCGACCTTCCTCTCCAAGGTCAGCGCGGCAAAACCAAAGATCGCCGACTATCCCTTCACGACGCTGCATCCGCAGCTCGGCGTCGTGAATGCCGACGGCCGCGAATTCGTGCTGGCCGACATTCCCGGTCTCATCGAAGGCGCGCATGAAGGCGCGGGGCTTGGCGACCGCTTCCTCGGCCATGTCGAGCGCTGCCGCGTGCTGCTGCATCTTGTCGATGCAACCTGCGAGCATGCCGGCAAGGCGTACAAGACAGTACGCAAGGAGCTCGATGCCTATGGCGGGCAGCTCACTGACAAGATCGAGATCGTGGCTCTGAACAAGATCGACGCCGTCGAGCCGGACGAATTGAAGAAGCAGAAGGACCGCTTGAAGCGCGCCGCCAAGAAGACGCCGCTCTTGCTCTCCGGCGCCACCGGCCAGGGCGTCAGGGAAGCGCTGCGCGCGCTTGCCGACGTGATCGGCGAAAGCCCGGTGTCCAGCAAGGCCAAGAGCGAGGCCGAGGCCGAGCCGTGGTCGGTCGACGTCGAGCGTTGA
- a CDS encoding MaoC family dehydratase translates to MTEFDPTQHRMIPTQRWFEDFVVGERFVLPSRTQTSAVFAAFQTASGDTHPVHYDVEYCRARGMPHLLAHGFQTLIHTAPGAGLFPFMVEESLVGFLEQSSRFLKSVFADDTIYPALEVTELVPGRSTGVVTLTSTVFNQRKELVLEGIQKFLIRRRPA, encoded by the coding sequence ATGACCGAGTTCGATCCGACCCAGCACCGCATGATCCCAACACAACGCTGGTTTGAGGATTTCGTGGTCGGCGAGCGCTTCGTGCTGCCGAGCCGCACCCAGACCTCGGCGGTATTCGCGGCGTTCCAGACCGCGAGCGGCGACACCCACCCGGTGCACTATGATGTCGAATATTGCCGCGCCCGCGGCATGCCGCACCTGCTCGCGCACGGTTTCCAGACGCTGATCCACACCGCGCCCGGTGCGGGCCTGTTTCCGTTCATGGTCGAGGAGTCCCTCGTCGGTTTCCTCGAGCAGTCGAGCCGGTTCCTTAAATCCGTGTTCGCCGACGACACCATCTATCCCGCGCTCGAGGTCACCGAGCTCGTGCCGGGACGCTCGACCGGCGTGGTGACGCTGACGAGCACCGTGTTCAACCAGCGCAAGGAGCTGGTGCTGGAGGGTATTCAGAAATTCCTGATCCGCCGCCGGCCGGCGTGA
- a CDS encoding DMT family transporter produces the protein MPLFKNLSTYDDRSARLAGIALMVLSIFLFSFGDAMGKFIVATYSVGQLLFLRACAALLVLSPLIWRQRHDFVRLERPWLQLFRVTLSTLEVAAFFLATVYLPLADVITYYLAGPIFVTAMSAIFLGEKVGWRRWTAILVGFCGVLIALRPSAQTISLPALIALGGSLSFATLMLITRSLRKTPDIVMASSQFVGTFLLGAALSAFHWVPPTKGSLVIFALAGCVSVTALFCVNRSLKLAPASVVVPYQYSMIVWAVIFGFAVFGDVPSVATIVGAAIIIGAGLYIYLRERDLGRKDERVNPPV, from the coding sequence ATGCCCCTCTTCAAGAATCTCTCCACTTATGACGACCGCTCCGCGCGCCTGGCCGGCATTGCGCTGATGGTGCTGTCGATCTTCCTGTTCTCGTTCGGCGACGCCATGGGCAAGTTCATCGTCGCGACCTATTCGGTGGGCCAGCTCCTGTTCCTGCGCGCTTGCGCGGCGCTGTTGGTGCTGTCGCCGCTGATCTGGCGGCAGCGTCATGATTTCGTGCGGCTGGAACGGCCGTGGCTGCAGCTCTTTCGCGTCACGCTGTCGACGCTGGAGGTGGCGGCCTTTTTTCTCGCGACCGTCTATCTGCCGCTCGCCGACGTCATCACCTATTATCTCGCGGGCCCGATCTTCGTCACCGCCATGTCGGCGATCTTCCTCGGCGAGAAGGTCGGTTGGCGGCGCTGGACGGCGATCCTGGTCGGCTTCTGCGGCGTCTTGATCGCGCTGCGCCCCTCGGCACAGACGATCAGCCTGCCGGCGCTGATAGCGCTCGGCGGCAGCCTGTCGTTTGCGACCCTGATGCTGATCACGCGCAGCCTGCGCAAGACGCCCGACATCGTGATGGCCTCCTCGCAATTCGTCGGCACATTCCTGCTGGGTGCGGCGCTGTCGGCATTCCACTGGGTGCCGCCGACCAAGGGCAGCCTGGTGATCTTCGCGCTGGCGGGATGCGTCTCGGTAACGGCGCTGTTCTGCGTCAACCGCTCGCTCAAGCTGGCGCCAGCCAGCGTCGTCGTGCCCTATCAATATTCCATGATCGTCTGGGCCGTGATCTTCGGCTTCGCCGTGTTCGGCGACGTGCCGTCGGTCGCCACCATCGTCGGCGCCGCCATCATCATCGGCGCCGGCCTCTACATTTACTTGCGCGAACGGGATCTCGGCCGGAAGGACGAGCGGGTGAATCCACCGGTGTAG
- a CDS encoding GNAT family N-acetyltransferase — protein sequence MLQDFSSATLREARPSVVATERLTLRRPTLADVRTIAQLANDRRIAENTRRLPHPYSPDDAVEFVRATAALGSETVFLIEHDTTPVGMVGIDCSTPDSAELGYWLGVEHWGKGFATEAARGAIDFFFEEFDDDHLRAGARVTNPASRNVLEKCGFQWSGVELHRFLALGSSTPVDCFRLSRGVWSSLKSWSSARRVR from the coding sequence ATGTTGCAGGATTTTTCGAGCGCGACCTTGCGCGAGGCGAGACCGAGCGTCGTCGCCACCGAGCGGCTGACGCTGCGCCGCCCGACGCTCGCCGACGTCAGGACCATCGCCCAGCTCGCCAACGACCGCCGCATCGCGGAGAACACCCGCCGCCTGCCGCATCCCTATTCGCCGGATGACGCCGTCGAATTCGTTCGCGCCACCGCCGCGCTCGGCAGCGAGACCGTGTTCCTGATCGAGCACGACACCACGCCGGTCGGCATGGTCGGTATCGACTGCTCCACGCCCGATAGCGCCGAGCTCGGCTACTGGCTCGGCGTCGAGCACTGGGGCAAGGGTTTTGCCACCGAGGCCGCGCGCGGCGCCATCGACTTCTTCTTCGAGGAGTTCGACGACGATCACCTCCGTGCCGGCGCGCGCGTCACCAATCCGGCCTCGCGCAACGTGCTGGAGAAGTGCGGCTTCCAGTGGAGCGGCGTCGAGCTGCACCGTTTCCTCGCGCTGGGCTCCTCCACGCCCGTCGACTGCTTCCGCCTCTCGCGCGGCGTGTGGTCTTCGCTGAAGAGCTGGAGCAGCGCACGAAGGGTGAGGTAG
- the rpmA gene encoding 50S ribosomal protein L27, which translates to MAHKKAGGSSRNGRDSKGKRLGIKVFGGERVIPGNIIARQRGTTWHPGLNVGMGTDHTLFAKVEGRVAFQAKANGRTFVSVLPIAEAAE; encoded by the coding sequence ATGGCTCACAAAAAAGCAGGCGGTTCATCGCGTAACGGACGCGATTCAAAGGGCAAGCGCCTTGGCATCAAGGTGTTCGGCGGGGAGCGTGTGATTCCCGGCAACATCATCGCACGTCAGCGCGGCACCACCTGGCATCCCGGCCTTAATGTCGGCATGGGCACGGACCACACTCTGTTCGCCAAGGTGGAAGGTCGTGTTGCGTTCCAGGCCAAAGCCAACGGCCGCACATTCGTGTCGGTGCTTCCGATCGCAGAGGCGGCTGAATAG
- the rplU gene encoding 50S ribosomal protein L21 has translation MFAVIKTGGKQYRVVPDDVLEVGKIAGEVGTIVQLNEVLVVGGDTPVLGVPTVAGASVAAEVLDHKRGPKVIAFKKRRRKNSRRKRGYRDEITVLRVTEILTDNAKPTKGPRPKKEKVAKEAAE, from the coding sequence ATGTTCGCAGTCATCAAAACCGGCGGCAAGCAGTACCGTGTCGTTCCGGATGATGTCTTGGAAGTTGGCAAGATCGCCGGCGAAGTCGGCACGATCGTGCAGTTGAATGAAGTTCTGGTGGTCGGCGGCGATACGCCGGTCCTCGGCGTCCCGACGGTTGCCGGTGCATCTGTTGCGGCCGAGGTGCTCGACCACAAGCGTGGTCCGAAGGTCATCGCGTTCAAGAAGCGCCGCCGCAAGAACTCGCGCCGCAAGCGCGGCTACCGCGACGAGATCACGGTGCTGCGCGTCACCGAGATCCTGACGGACAACGCCAAGCCCACCAAGGGCCCGCGTCCGAAGAAGGAAAAGGTGGCGAAGGAAGCCGCCGAATAA
- a CDS encoding ROK family protein, protein MATDELVKTTGIANHGAARLPSVDVDSFNIEMKDEDGFLGDRASKGAFREILDRWRKPLRKTGEDPFGKEPSENISKKTLDEILVGDDTEASAVVHSAIEEFAQELAHVTRRFLKSKAWAKTERIVVGGGFRDSRLGELAIARAEIILISEGFKIDMRPIRHHPDEAGLLGALHLAPSWIFEGYDGILAVDIGGTNIRCGVVETSWKKAKDLSKASVWKSELWRHADDEPTREGAVKGLTKMLKGLIEEADGDGLKLAPFIGIACPGVINEDGSIEKGAQNLPGNWQSSKFNLPASLIEGIPQIGEHDTAILMHNDGVVQGLSEVPFMQDVERWGVLTIGTGLGNARFTNRRKNGGNGKDRDSTESGKKKGKNDKE, encoded by the coding sequence ATGGCAACAGACGAGTTGGTCAAGACGACGGGCATCGCCAACCACGGCGCGGCGCGGCTGCCGTCGGTGGATGTCGACAGCTTCAACATCGAGATGAAGGACGAGGACGGCTTTCTCGGCGACCGCGCCAGCAAGGGCGCATTCCGCGAGATTCTCGACCGCTGGCGCAAGCCGCTGCGCAAGACCGGGGAGGACCCGTTCGGCAAAGAGCCGTCGGAGAACATCAGCAAGAAGACGCTGGATGAGATCCTGGTCGGAGACGACACCGAGGCGTCGGCCGTGGTGCACAGCGCGATCGAGGAATTCGCCCAGGAGCTCGCCCATGTCACGCGCCGCTTCCTCAAGTCGAAGGCCTGGGCCAAGACCGAGCGGATCGTGGTCGGAGGCGGCTTTCGCGATTCCAGGCTCGGCGAGCTCGCAATCGCGCGCGCCGAGATCATCCTGATCTCCGAGGGCTTCAAGATCGACATGCGGCCGATCCGGCATCATCCGGACGAGGCCGGGCTGCTCGGCGCGCTGCATCTGGCGCCGTCATGGATTTTCGAGGGTTACGACGGCATTCTCGCCGTCGATATCGGCGGCACCAACATCCGCTGCGGTGTGGTGGAAACCTCCTGGAAGAAGGCGAAGGACCTGTCGAAAGCCTCGGTCTGGAAGTCCGAGCTGTGGCGTCATGCCGACGATGAGCCCACCCGCGAAGGCGCGGTGAAAGGGCTGACGAAGATGCTGAAGGGATTGATCGAAGAGGCCGACGGCGACGGGCTGAAGCTTGCACCGTTCATCGGCATCGCCTGTCCCGGTGTGATCAACGAGGACGGTTCAATCGAGAAGGGCGCGCAGAACCTGCCGGGCAACTGGCAGAGCAGCAAATTCAACCTGCCGGCGAGCCTGATCGAGGGCATCCCGCAGATCGGCGAGCACGACACTGCGATCCTGATGCACAATGACGGCGTGGTTCAAGGCCTTTCGGAAGTGCCGTTCATGCAGGATGTCGAGCGCTGGGGCGTGCTCACCATCGGCACCGGACTTGGCAACGCACGCTTCACCAACCGCCGCAAGAACGGCGGCAACGGCAAGGACCGGGACTCTACGGAGAGCGGCAAGAAAAAGGGCAAGAACGATAAGGAGTAA
- a CDS encoding alpha/beta hydrolase, protein MEHLTIKANGAHFHLVRTGLGKPLLFLHGWPEFWLTWEPVMTRLSDRFALIAPDLRGFGDSDKPDGPYGPDGHAADMLALVDGLGIERFGIVGHDVGGAVMQVLGRQAPERLAGLLFFDFVYPGIGPRMAAPDRLNHVWYQSFHQMEMAPRLVGASRESCRLYISHFLKGWAHRKEAFDDVLDTFADNFFKDGNLAGGFAHYRAAHAGRIKMMKGEALPLPPITVPTCVRWAEHDPLFPYAWTDRLGETFGDLDLAMLPDVGHFPHRENPDRAATEIAAFFQRIGWS, encoded by the coding sequence ATGGAGCATCTTACGATCAAGGCTAACGGCGCGCACTTTCACCTGGTCCGCACTGGCCTGGGCAAACCACTGCTTTTTCTGCATGGTTGGCCCGAATTCTGGCTGACCTGGGAGCCGGTGATGACGCGGCTTTCGGACCGTTTCGCGCTGATCGCGCCCGATCTGCGTGGCTTCGGCGACAGCGACAAGCCGGATGGCCCTTATGGTCCGGATGGCCATGCCGCGGACATGCTGGCGCTGGTGGATGGGCTCGGCATCGAGCGATTCGGCATCGTCGGCCACGACGTCGGCGGCGCCGTGATGCAGGTCTTGGGGAGGCAAGCGCCGGAGCGGCTCGCAGGGCTGCTCTTCTTCGATTTCGTCTACCCCGGCATCGGACCGCGCATGGCCGCGCCCGACCGGCTCAACCACGTCTGGTACCAATCCTTCCATCAGATGGAGATGGCACCCAGGCTCGTCGGCGCCAGCCGCGAGAGCTGCCGTCTCTACATCAGCCACTTTCTCAAAGGCTGGGCCCACCGCAAGGAGGCGTTCGATGACGTCCTCGACACCTTCGCCGACAACTTCTTCAAGGACGGCAATCTCGCCGGCGGCTTTGCGCATTATCGCGCCGCGCATGCGGGCCGAATCAAGATGATGAAGGGCGAGGCACTGCCGCTGCCACCAATCACCGTGCCGACCTGCGTGCGCTGGGCCGAGCACGATCCGCTGTTTCCCTATGCCTGGACCGATCGGCTGGGCGAGACCTTTGGCGATCTCGATCTTGCGATGCTTCCGGACGTCGGACATTTCCCGCATCGCGAGAATCCGGATCGCGCCGCGACGGAGATCGCGGCGTTCTTTCAGCGCATCGGCTGGAGCTGA
- the nhaD gene encoding sodium:proton antiporter NhaD, giving the protein MLVALVVIFAFAYAAIAFEHPVGVSKSASALLGAGLLWTIYAVSTGDHERIGHELNETVAVTAQIVFFLMGAMTIVEVIDAHDGFEIVTSRIRTRSLTALLWLICWVTFVLSAILDNLTTAIVMVSLIRKIIDEESDRLLFASMIVIAANAGGAWSPMGDVTTTMLWIGGQVTAVGIVKALFLPSLVNLIVPLLVVGRWLARRPFAPAGGFGRSETPAFERKLMFASGLGVLVLVPAFKQVTHLPPFMGILFGLGLLWLVGELVHRRKDPEAKHRVTVAHALTQIDMSSIVFFVGILFAVATLEHSKILTALAGWLDAAVGRQDVIVLLLGLLSAIIDNVPLVAAAMGMYDLSRFPADSFLWEFIAYCAGTGGSILIIGSAAGVAAMGIEKIRFGWYLRKISGLALLGYLAGAAVYIVQYRLMP; this is encoded by the coding sequence TTGCTCGTCGCACTCGTCGTCATTTTTGCCTTCGCCTACGCCGCCATCGCTTTCGAGCATCCCGTTGGCGTCAGCAAGTCCGCTTCCGCGCTGCTTGGCGCGGGTCTGTTGTGGACGATCTACGCGGTTTCGACCGGAGATCACGAACGCATCGGCCATGAGCTGAACGAAACCGTGGCCGTGACGGCGCAGATCGTGTTCTTCCTCATGGGCGCGATGACGATCGTCGAGGTCATCGACGCGCACGACGGCTTCGAGATCGTCACCTCCCGGATCCGGACACGCAGCCTGACCGCGCTGCTGTGGCTGATCTGCTGGGTTACGTTCGTCCTGAGCGCCATCCTCGACAATCTCACGACGGCGATCGTCATGGTCTCGCTGATCCGGAAGATCATCGACGAGGAATCGGATCGCCTGCTGTTCGCGTCCATGATCGTGATCGCCGCGAACGCTGGCGGCGCCTGGTCGCCGATGGGGGACGTTACCACGACGATGCTGTGGATCGGCGGCCAGGTTACGGCCGTCGGGATCGTGAAGGCGCTGTTCCTGCCCTCACTCGTCAACCTGATCGTTCCGCTTCTCGTCGTCGGACGCTGGCTCGCGCGACGCCCCTTCGCTCCCGCCGGCGGCTTCGGTCGTTCGGAGACCCCTGCGTTTGAGCGCAAGCTGATGTTCGCCTCGGGACTGGGGGTTTTGGTGCTGGTTCCGGCGTTCAAGCAAGTGACGCACCTGCCGCCGTTCATGGGTATCCTGTTCGGCCTGGGACTGCTTTGGCTGGTGGGCGAACTCGTTCACAGGCGGAAGGATCCGGAAGCGAAACATCGGGTGACCGTCGCCCATGCGCTCACGCAGATCGACATGAGCTCCATCGTGTTCTTCGTCGGGATTCTGTTCGCCGTCGCTACGCTGGAGCATTCGAAGATTCTGACCGCTCTTGCGGGCTGGCTGGACGCGGCCGTCGGTCGGCAGGACGTGATCGTCCTCCTGCTCGGACTTCTCAGCGCCATCATCGACAACGTGCCACTCGTTGCCGCCGCGATGGGCATGTACGATCTGTCGCGGTTTCCCGCCGACAGCTTCCTCTGGGAGTTCATCGCCTACTGCGCCGGCACCGGGGGCTCGATCCTGATCATCGGCTCTGCGGCCGGAGTGGCGGCGATGGGGATAGAGAAGATCCGGTTCGGATGGTATCTGCGAAAGATCAGCGGACTCGCACTGCTCGGATATCTTGCCGGAGCGGCGGTCTACATCGTCCAGTACAGGCTGATGCCCTGA
- a CDS encoding MFS transporter — protein sequence MIRPRAPSSFSSPAFVFVLTTGVVNLFGDITYEGGASINGPFMASLGASAAIVSITAGLGEFLGYALRLPAGFAADRTGRYWLITFVGYVINLFAVPAMAFAGSWQFAAALVLAERIGRALRKPTVEAMLSYTTNELGKGWVYALNTALDEIGATVGPLLIALVLLLKGDYRTGYALLLISAMAALITLVVARVNFPLPSRLEQGSTAPAEDLTPAYWLYMLAGALFAAGLMSFELISYHLSKSKVASEQWIPLMLAISTAFGVLASLAFGKLYDRFGLPVVIAAVLISAAFSPFVFLGGFYLVLFGMLLWGIGYATQDTLLKAIVAEVLPEGKRNVAFGLYYAGYGVGWLVGSVATGFLYERFRVAMIVFSIAVQLASVPVFVWARRRQETSRQETSR from the coding sequence ATGATCAGGCCCCGCGCCCCGTCAAGCTTCTCCTCGCCGGCCTTCGTTTTCGTGCTGACGACAGGGGTCGTCAATCTCTTCGGCGACATCACCTACGAAGGGGGTGCGAGCATCAACGGTCCGTTCATGGCCTCGCTGGGGGCGAGCGCCGCCATCGTCAGCATCACGGCGGGTCTCGGAGAGTTTCTCGGCTACGCGCTGCGTCTGCCGGCCGGATTTGCGGCGGATCGAACCGGCAGATATTGGCTGATCACCTTCGTCGGCTACGTCATCAACCTGTTCGCCGTCCCTGCGATGGCGTTCGCCGGAAGCTGGCAATTCGCGGCCGCTCTCGTCCTGGCCGAGCGCATCGGACGTGCGCTGCGCAAGCCCACCGTCGAAGCGATGCTCTCCTACACCACCAACGAACTGGGAAAAGGATGGGTGTATGCGCTCAACACGGCGCTGGACGAGATCGGAGCGACCGTCGGCCCTCTCCTGATCGCGCTGGTCCTGCTGTTGAAGGGCGACTACCGGACCGGATACGCGCTTCTGCTGATTTCCGCGATGGCCGCGCTCATCACGCTGGTGGTCGCGCGCGTGAACTTCCCGCTTCCGTCCCGTCTCGAGCAGGGGAGCACGGCGCCCGCCGAAGACCTGACGCCGGCATACTGGCTCTACATGCTGGCCGGCGCCCTATTTGCCGCCGGGCTGATGAGCTTCGAACTGATCTCCTATCATCTGTCCAAGTCGAAAGTCGCATCGGAACAGTGGATCCCGTTGATGCTCGCGATCTCGACGGCATTCGGCGTCCTGGCGAGCCTGGCCTTCGGGAAACTCTACGATCGCTTCGGTCTGCCCGTCGTCATCGCGGCCGTCTTGATCTCGGCCGCGTTCTCGCCGTTCGTGTTTCTGGGTGGCTTCTACCTGGTGCTGTTCGGGATGCTGCTCTGGGGCATCGGCTACGCGACCCAGGATACCCTGCTCAAGGCGATCGTCGCCGAAGTTCTCCCGGAAGGAAAACGCAATGTCGCGTTCGGGCTTTATTACGCGGGCTACGGCGTCGGCTGGCTCGTCGGCAGCGTTGCAACCGGCTTCCTCTACGAACGCTTCCGGGTCGCGATGATCGTGTTCTCGATTGCGGTCCAACTCGCGTCCGTGCCGGTGTTCGTTTGGGCCAGGCGTCGGCAGGAAACCTCGCGGCAGGAAACCTCGCGGTAA
- a CDS encoding DUF2267 domain-containing protein has product MGSSAVPAFDSTVQTTHVWLKEIEQDAGFDAQLSWHVLGVILRAIRDRLPLGLAAHLGSQLPLLVRGIYYDQFRPSELPGHARTLDEFLETIEPEMRFSKTVDTKAALRAVFHVLSRHLTSGQAANVRDALPEQVRALWDDPAPAGRA; this is encoded by the coding sequence ATGGGTTCCTCCGCCGTCCCGGCATTCGACAGCACCGTTCAGACCACCCATGTGTGGCTGAAGGAAATCGAGCAGGATGCCGGCTTCGATGCCCAGCTCTCATGGCATGTGCTTGGTGTCATCCTGCGGGCGATCCGCGATCGCCTGCCGCTCGGTCTTGCCGCGCATTTGGGCTCTCAACTGCCGCTTCTCGTTCGCGGCATCTACTATGACCAGTTTCGTCCATCGGAACTGCCGGGGCACGCCCGCACACTCGATGAGTTCCTGGAGACGATCGAGCCCGAAATGCGGTTCAGCAAGACTGTCGACACAAAGGCTGCGCTGCGAGCCGTGTTTCACGTCCTTTCGCGGCATCTGACCTCTGGCCAGGCGGCCAACGTGAGAGACGCGTTGCCCGAACAAGTGCGTGCGCTTTGGGATGATCCGGCGCCTGCCGGACGTGCCTAG
- a CDS encoding NADH-quinone oxidoreductase subunit B family protein: MMEANATSWNVMNENLGDRGYFVAPLDDLVTWARSGSLMWMTFGLACCAIEQMQVSMPRYDVERFGCAPRASPRQSDCMIVSGTLCNKMAPALRKVYDQMPEPRYVISMGSCANGGGYYHYSYSVVRGCDRIVPVDVYVPGCPPTAEALLYGIMLLQKKIRRTGTIER, from the coding sequence ATGATGGAAGCGAACGCGACGTCGTGGAATGTCATGAACGAGAATCTTGGGGACCGCGGCTACTTTGTCGCGCCGCTCGATGATCTCGTCACATGGGCGCGATCCGGATCCCTGATGTGGATGACGTTCGGGCTGGCCTGTTGTGCCATCGAGCAGATGCAGGTTTCCATGCCTCGTTACGACGTCGAACGCTTCGGATGCGCGCCTCGCGCCTCGCCAAGGCAGTCGGACTGCATGATCGTCTCGGGAACGCTCTGCAACAAGATGGCCCCGGCGCTGCGCAAGGTTTACGACCAAATGCCGGAGCCGCGATACGTCATTTCAATGGGCTCCTGTGCCAATGGCGGCGGCTACTATCACTATTCGTACTCAGTCGTCCGCGGATGCGACCGCATCGTTCCCGTCGACGTGTACGTGCCCGGCTGCCCTCCGACCGCAGAGGCTCTGCTTTACGGGATCATGCTGCTTCAGAAGAAGATCAGACGAACGGGTACGATAGAGCGATAG
- a CDS encoding PLP-dependent aminotransferase family protein: MDAIRAKIAGRALAAGDRLPSIRSLAASMGVSPSTVVEAYERLAAEGQILARRGSGFYVSPTVMPPLALSEVEPRRDRAVDPFWVSRQSLDADPAVLKPGCGWLPPDWMPEAALRRAVRALARADDGLLTDYGSARGAPALRRLLLARLADDAIAASVDQLMLTGSGTQGTDLVCRFLLRPGDTVLVDDPCYFNFRALLRAHQVKIVGVPYTPSGPDVARFEAILAAERPRLYITNSALHNPTGATLSLPIAHRLLTAAAAHDLTIIEDDIFGDFEPERSPRLAALDGLSRVIRIGSFSKTLSASVRCGYIAARADWIEHLVDLQVATSFGGPSPVATEIISRILAGGGYRKHMDELRQKLARARRDVARKLQALGIEPWLTPRGGFFLWCRLVDGQDATQVARAALQEDVVLAPGNVFSVSQTASPFLRFNVAQSNDPRMWDVMRRALKAISPR, translated from the coding sequence ATGGATGCGATCCGCGCCAAGATCGCCGGCCGCGCGCTTGCCGCCGGCGACCGCCTGCCCTCGATCCGCAGTCTTGCCGCGAGCATGGGCGTTTCGCCGTCCACCGTGGTCGAAGCCTATGAGCGCCTCGCGGCCGAGGGCCAGATCCTCGCCCGCCGCGGCTCGGGCTTCTACGTCTCGCCGACCGTCATGCCGCCGCTGGCGCTCAGCGAGGTCGAGCCCCGCCGCGACCGGGCGGTCGATCCGTTCTGGGTCTCGCGGCAATCGCTCGATGCCGACCCCGCCGTGCTGAAGCCAGGCTGCGGCTGGCTGCCGCCGGACTGGATGCCGGAAGCCGCCTTGCGCCGCGCCGTCCGCGCGCTCGCACGCGCCGATGACGGCTTGTTGACCGACTACGGCAGCGCGCGCGGCGCGCCTGCGCTGCGCCGCCTGCTGCTCGCACGGCTTGCCGACGACGCGATCGCGGCATCGGTCGACCAGCTCATGCTCACGGGCTCCGGCACGCAAGGCACCGACCTCGTCTGCCGCTTCCTGTTGCGTCCCGGCGACACGGTGCTGGTGGACGATCCCTGCTATTTCAATTTTCGCGCACTGCTCAGGGCGCACCAGGTCAAGATCGTCGGCGTCCCCTACACGCCATCGGGCCCGGATGTCGCGCGCTTCGAAGCCATCCTCGCCGCCGAGCGGCCGCGCCTCTACATCACCAACTCAGCGCTGCACAACCCGACCGGCGCGACGCTCTCGCTTCCGATCGCGCACCGGCTGCTGACCGCGGCCGCGGCGCACGACCTGACCATCATCGAGGACGACATTTTTGGCGACTTCGAGCCGGAGCGATCACCGCGCCTCGCCGCGCTCGACGGGCTCAGCCGCGTGATCCGCATCGGCAGCTTCTCCAAGACGCTCTCGGCCTCGGTGCGGTGCGGCTATATCGCCGCGCGCGCCGACTGGATCGAGCATCTCGTCGACCTCCAGGTCGCGACCAGCTTTGGCGGCCCGAGCCCGGTTGCAACCGAAATCATCTCAAGAATCCTGGCCGGCGGCGGCTACCGCAAGCACATGGACGAGCTCAGGCAAAAGCTCGCACGCGCAAGGCGTGACGTGGCGCGAAAACTTCAGGCCTTGGGCATCGAGCCCTGGCTGACGCCGCGTGGCGGCTTCTTCCTCTGGTGCCGCCTCGTTGACGGCCAGGACGCGACGCAAGTTGCCCGCGCGGCGTTGCAGGAGGACGTGGTGCTTGCGCCGGGCAATGTCTTCAGCGTGTCGCAGACGGCAAGCCCGTTCCTGCGGTTCAACGTGGCGCAATCGAACGATCCGCGGATGTGGGACGTGATGCGGCGCGCGTTGAAGGCGATCTCCCCCCGTTGA